In one window of Paenarthrobacter nicotinovorans DNA:
- a CDS encoding XdhC family protein, protein MLDLMPSLGSWRPAVSGQRLAVATIVGSGGSVPRPLGTSMMVSENGEILGSLSGGCVEGAVVEAALEAMRDGGPRLESYGFSAEDAFAVGLTCGGELEVHIQPFGAGAPELSLFAGPQRPAALIRRLDAKGGVMVVDDPVRFRAMESQELAVLLGDHPSTLFAAAAQVEPLLQGGRAGLVRLAPPEGCIDGWVTTERLAAPPREEEEPQPITLFVESRLPAARMIVFGANDFGAALLPAGQLLGYNVTLCDARPAFASQQRFSGADQVVTDWPHRYLESEAAGGRLDSRTVVCVLTHDPKFDIPLIQAALRLNLSYVGAMGSRRSHRQRVDALLQAGAPSEDLDRLHSPIGLDLGAVTPAEVAVSITAEIIAGRGTSHHRDSFPSLKDSTGPIHPAPRHLTQEDPWT, encoded by the coding sequence ATGCTGGATCTGATGCCTTCACTGGGCAGCTGGCGGCCTGCGGTCTCCGGCCAACGACTGGCCGTGGCCACGATCGTAGGGAGCGGCGGTTCCGTGCCGCGGCCCTTGGGGACCTCCATGATGGTCTCCGAAAACGGCGAAATCCTGGGCAGCTTGTCCGGTGGTTGCGTTGAAGGCGCCGTCGTGGAGGCGGCGCTGGAAGCCATGCGCGACGGCGGTCCGCGCCTTGAGTCATACGGCTTCAGTGCCGAGGACGCGTTCGCCGTCGGACTTACCTGCGGCGGCGAGCTGGAAGTCCACATCCAGCCTTTCGGGGCCGGCGCGCCGGAACTGTCGTTGTTCGCCGGACCGCAACGCCCGGCAGCCCTGATTCGCCGGCTCGATGCCAAGGGCGGAGTCATGGTGGTGGATGACCCTGTCCGGTTCCGGGCCATGGAGTCGCAGGAACTTGCCGTACTGCTGGGCGACCACCCCTCCACGCTTTTTGCCGCAGCTGCCCAGGTGGAGCCACTGCTCCAGGGCGGCCGGGCGGGTTTGGTCCGGCTGGCCCCGCCGGAAGGATGCATCGACGGATGGGTCACCACCGAAAGGCTGGCCGCCCCGCCCCGGGAAGAAGAAGAGCCACAGCCCATCACGTTGTTCGTGGAAAGCCGCTTGCCGGCGGCACGGATGATTGTCTTCGGAGCCAACGACTTCGGCGCCGCCCTGTTGCCGGCCGGGCAGCTCCTTGGCTACAACGTCACCCTCTGTGATGCCCGGCCTGCCTTCGCCTCCCAGCAGCGTTTTTCGGGTGCAGACCAGGTTGTCACCGACTGGCCGCACCGTTACCTCGAGTCCGAGGCAGCCGGTGGGCGGCTCGATTCCCGCACCGTGGTGTGCGTCCTGACCCACGATCCCAAGTTCGACATCCCCTTGATCCAGGCCGCGCTCCGGCTGAACCTGTCCTACGTCGGTGCGATGGGTTCGCGCCGCAGCCACCGCCAACGGGTGGACGCACTCCTGCAGGCCGGAGCACCTTCCGAAGACCTGGACCGCTTGCATTCGCCCATCGGGCTGGACCTCGGCGCCGTGACTCCGGCCGAAGTAGCCGTCTCCATCACAGCCGAAATCATCGCCGGGCGCGGGACCAGCCACCACAGGGACAGCTTCCCTTCCCTCAAAGACAGCACCGGTCCGATCCACCCGGCCCC
- a CDS encoding NCS2 family permease has translation MADMNILDNAEMQTAAEKQAALFPEGSKGAEPTAAKHTATGQASGNSKPPVSNSFLDKFFQISKRGSTLAREFRGGLVTFFTMAYIVILNPLILGGFSAENAPTDVAGGWLSAAQVGAVTGLTAGVMTIVFGLIANLPFGLAAGLGINSFLAVAVIQEVTWPEAMGLVVINGILIVLFGATGARTAIFKAVPKELKAAITVGIGLFIAFIGFVDSGFVRPTAGGPPVQLGNDGSITSIPTLVFIVGLLAMGILVARKIQGGLLIGIVATTVLAAVVEAIFHIGPGTADNPGGWHLNVPILSSQLVSVPDLSLVGQFDLFGSFARIGGLAATMLVFTLVFTNFFDAMGTMTGLAKSAGVAHKDGTFPKLKSAFIVEGMGAVVGGATSGSSNTVYIDSAAGIGEGARTGLASVVTGLLFLGSMFFTPLTSVVPLEVAAAALVVVGAMMMAQIREIKFTKFSIALPAFLTIVTMPLTYSIANGIGVGFISFAVISAASGKAKKVHPLMWVVTVGFIIYFARGPINALMGV, from the coding sequence GTGGCTGACATGAACATCCTGGACAACGCAGAAATGCAGACAGCAGCTGAAAAGCAGGCTGCGCTCTTCCCCGAGGGAAGCAAAGGCGCAGAGCCCACAGCCGCAAAGCACACGGCAACCGGACAGGCCAGCGGCAACAGCAAGCCCCCGGTGTCGAACTCCTTCCTGGACAAGTTTTTCCAGATCTCCAAGCGTGGATCCACGCTGGCCCGTGAATTCCGGGGCGGCCTGGTCACCTTCTTCACCATGGCGTACATCGTCATCCTGAACCCGCTCATCCTGGGCGGTTTCTCCGCAGAAAACGCCCCGACGGACGTGGCCGGCGGTTGGCTTTCGGCCGCCCAGGTCGGTGCCGTCACCGGCTTGACCGCAGGGGTCATGACCATTGTTTTCGGTCTGATCGCCAACCTGCCGTTCGGCCTGGCAGCAGGCCTGGGCATCAACTCCTTCCTGGCGGTAGCAGTCATCCAGGAAGTCACGTGGCCGGAAGCCATGGGCCTGGTGGTCATCAACGGCATCCTGATCGTCCTCTTCGGTGCCACAGGTGCCCGGACGGCGATCTTCAAGGCGGTCCCCAAGGAACTCAAGGCCGCCATCACCGTTGGCATCGGCCTGTTCATCGCCTTCATCGGCTTTGTCGACTCCGGTTTTGTCCGTCCCACCGCGGGCGGGCCGCCGGTCCAGCTGGGCAACGATGGATCCATCACCTCCATCCCCACCCTCGTCTTTATTGTTGGGTTGCTGGCCATGGGCATCCTCGTGGCACGCAAAATCCAGGGCGGCCTGCTGATCGGCATCGTCGCCACCACGGTCCTTGCCGCAGTTGTCGAGGCCATCTTCCACATCGGACCCGGCACCGCGGACAACCCCGGCGGTTGGCACCTCAACGTGCCCATCCTGTCCAGCCAGCTGGTGTCCGTTCCGGACCTCAGCCTGGTGGGCCAGTTCGACCTCTTCGGTTCGTTTGCCCGGATTGGCGGTCTCGCCGCCACCATGCTGGTCTTCACCCTGGTGTTCACCAACTTCTTCGACGCCATGGGCACCATGACCGGCCTGGCCAAGAGCGCCGGCGTGGCACACAAGGACGGCACGTTCCCCAAGCTGAAGTCGGCCTTCATCGTTGAAGGCATGGGTGCAGTGGTGGGCGGGGCAACTTCGGGTTCATCCAACACCGTGTACATCGACTCCGCAGCCGGCATCGGCGAAGGCGCACGCACCGGCCTGGCCTCCGTGGTCACCGGCCTGCTGTTCCTGGGCTCGATGTTCTTCACACCGCTTACCTCGGTTGTCCCGCTGGAAGTGGCTGCTGCGGCACTGGTGGTGGTGGGCGCGATGATGATGGCGCAGATCCGCGAGATCAAGTTCACCAAGTTCTCCATCGCGCTCCCTGCGTTCCTCACCATCGTGACCATGCCGCTGACGTACTCCATCGCCAACGGCATCGGGGTCGGGTTCATCTCCTTCGCGGTGATCAGCGCAGCCTCGGGCAAAGCCAAGAAGGTCCATCCGCTCATGTGGGTGGTCACGGTTGGCTTCATCATCTACTTTGCCCGCGGACCCATCAACGCCCTGATGGGCGTCTGA
- a CDS encoding nucleoside deaminase, translated as MSTTVTAEQFLATSIELATANVLNSGGPFGAVIVTADGRAFEGVNRVTASNDPTAHAEVTAIRNACRELGTFDLSGATLYTSCEPCPMCLASALWARVDRVFFAADRHDAASVGFDDAVFYEYFENDNRDALMPVAKLELGDPQAPEALQPFNTWNTLDSRIDY; from the coding sequence ATGAGTACAACCGTCACGGCCGAGCAATTCCTGGCCACATCCATTGAGCTGGCTACAGCCAATGTCCTCAACAGTGGGGGCCCGTTCGGGGCCGTCATTGTCACCGCGGACGGACGAGCCTTTGAAGGCGTCAACCGCGTTACCGCCTCGAACGATCCCACCGCACACGCAGAAGTCACGGCCATCCGCAACGCCTGCCGCGAACTGGGAACCTTCGATCTGAGCGGAGCAACCCTCTACACCAGCTGCGAGCCATGCCCCATGTGCCTGGCTTCCGCGCTCTGGGCACGCGTTGACCGCGTGTTCTTTGCCGCAGACCGTCACGACGCCGCATCCGTCGGCTTCGATGACGCCGTCTTCTACGAGTACTTCGAGAACGACAACCGGGACGCGCTGATGCCGGTAGCCAAGCTGGAACTGGGCGACCCCCAGGCTCCGGAGGCCCTCCAGCCGTTCAACACATGGAACACGCTTGATTCCAGGATTGATTACTAG
- a CDS encoding 8-oxoguanine deaminase has translation MSQSPSRLWIRNPLGIFTANDLDAGGGLVVSDGKIVELVPSGGQPSSPAAVFDASGHVVLPGLINTHHHFYQTLTRAWGPVANAPLFPWLQNLYPVWARLTPRSLELAVQVALAELLLSGCTTAADHHYLFPDGMEDAIDIEVAAVRSMGMRATLTRGSMTLGEDDGGLPPRTTVQLPEAILADSERLIRQYHETGDGAVVQIALAPCSPFSVTKEIMAESAAMAERFDVRLHTHLAETIDEEDFCRSMFGLRTVDYLESVGWLGSRTWLGHGIHFNDEEIARLGAAGTAVAHCPTSNMRLASGTARVLELEAAGVPVGLGVDGSASNDASNMILESRQALYLQRLRYGASVPVERALGWATRGSAAVLGRSDIGQLAPGLQADLALFKPDELRFSGSHDPVAALLLCGADRADRVMVGGQWRVVDGAIPDLDVAGLIAEHSAAARKLVAG, from the coding sequence ATGTCGCAATCCCCCTCCCGGCTGTGGATCAGGAATCCGCTGGGCATCTTCACCGCAAACGACCTCGACGCCGGCGGCGGCCTGGTGGTTTCCGACGGGAAAATCGTGGAGTTGGTGCCCTCGGGCGGCCAACCTTCTTCCCCTGCCGCCGTCTTTGACGCTTCCGGACACGTGGTCCTTCCCGGCCTCATCAACACCCATCACCACTTCTACCAAACCCTCACGCGCGCCTGGGGTCCAGTGGCCAATGCGCCTTTGTTCCCATGGCTGCAAAATCTCTACCCGGTGTGGGCACGGCTGACGCCCCGCAGCCTGGAACTCGCGGTGCAGGTCGCGTTGGCGGAGCTGCTGCTCTCCGGCTGCACCACGGCCGCCGACCACCACTACCTCTTCCCCGACGGTATGGAAGACGCCATCGATATCGAAGTCGCGGCCGTCCGTTCCATGGGCATGCGGGCGACACTCACCCGCGGGTCCATGACCCTGGGAGAGGACGACGGCGGGCTGCCGCCCAGGACCACGGTCCAGTTACCTGAGGCGATCCTCGCGGACAGCGAACGACTGATCCGCCAGTACCACGAGACCGGTGATGGAGCCGTGGTGCAGATCGCGCTTGCACCGTGCTCACCCTTCTCCGTGACCAAGGAAATCATGGCCGAAAGCGCCGCCATGGCCGAACGCTTCGACGTCCGGCTCCATACACACCTCGCGGAAACCATCGATGAGGAGGACTTCTGCCGGTCAATGTTCGGCCTGCGGACCGTGGATTACTTGGAATCAGTGGGCTGGTTGGGATCCCGAACCTGGCTGGGACACGGCATCCACTTCAATGACGAGGAGATCGCCAGGCTGGGAGCCGCCGGAACCGCCGTCGCGCATTGCCCCACCTCCAACATGAGGCTGGCATCCGGGACCGCACGCGTCCTGGAACTCGAGGCAGCGGGTGTGCCGGTGGGGCTGGGCGTGGATGGATCGGCGTCGAACGATGCCTCCAACATGATCCTCGAATCGCGGCAAGCACTGTACTTGCAGCGCCTGCGCTACGGCGCCTCCGTGCCCGTGGAGCGCGCCCTGGGCTGGGCGACACGGGGATCCGCAGCTGTTCTGGGTCGCTCCGACATCGGGCAGCTGGCTCCCGGGCTCCAGGCCGACCTGGCCTTGTTCAAGCCTGATGAGCTGCGGTTCTCCGGCAGCCACGATCCCGTTGCCGCCTTGCTGCTCTGCGGCGCGGACCGGGCAGACCGCGTGATGGTTGGCGGTCAGTGGCGCGTAGTGGACGGGGCGATACCCGACCTTGACGTGGCCGGGCTGATCGCCGAACACTCGGCTGCGGCGCGGAAGCTCGTAGCCGGATAG
- a CDS encoding type IV toxin-antitoxin system AbiEi family antitoxin domain-containing protein yields the protein MTTKSRQLPEGMDLWRTNELHQAGFNDRRIASLVRSGELVRLRRGCYLRGSTWAAQKPGVRSLQLIAAHAHGTLTTSARGFVYSHTSAARLHGLLLLNVDDRVHITTPTTASSTSHGADVVPHTRALAAGDVQTVRGMPCTSLERTVVDSCLILNDKQSLVLMDHALRKGADAGEIRRMCALLKGRHGVLSLRRALENADARSESPGETLTRELLQRLGIEMPELQVRVSSAEGDHRLDFAWRKKQVALEFDGKVKYFDYAPTAEVLYKERLREKALMELGWTFIRVRWRDLHREQEFKMRVLRALRQRS from the coding sequence ATGACGACGAAATCCCGGCAGTTACCGGAAGGCATGGATTTATGGCGAACCAACGAACTCCACCAGGCCGGCTTCAATGACAGGAGAATTGCTTCCCTGGTGCGGAGCGGGGAGTTGGTGAGGCTTCGCAGGGGGTGCTACCTCAGGGGCAGTACGTGGGCAGCTCAAAAACCCGGCGTAAGGAGCCTGCAGCTGATTGCCGCACACGCCCACGGAACACTAACGACGTCGGCACGCGGCTTCGTCTACAGCCACACTTCGGCGGCGCGACTTCATGGCCTGCTTCTCCTTAACGTTGATGACCGGGTGCACATCACCACCCCAACCACAGCTTCTTCCACGTCCCACGGAGCTGACGTCGTGCCGCATACCCGCGCCTTGGCGGCAGGCGACGTCCAGACAGTAAGGGGCATGCCCTGCACCTCACTGGAACGAACTGTGGTGGATAGCTGCCTCATACTCAATGACAAGCAATCCCTGGTGCTTATGGACCACGCCCTGCGAAAAGGCGCTGACGCCGGGGAAATCCGGCGGATGTGCGCCCTCCTCAAGGGACGCCATGGAGTCCTCTCGTTACGCAGAGCCCTGGAGAACGCGGATGCGAGGTCGGAATCTCCCGGCGAAACATTGACGCGCGAGCTCCTGCAACGCCTCGGGATCGAGATGCCTGAGCTGCAGGTCAGGGTCTCATCAGCCGAGGGAGATCATCGCTTGGACTTTGCCTGGCGGAAAAAGCAGGTGGCCTTGGAGTTTGATGGCAAGGTCAAGTACTTCGACTACGCGCCCACGGCCGAGGTGCTGTACAAGGAACGGCTGCGCGAGAAGGCCTTGATGGAGCTCGGCTGGACGTTCATCCGCGTCCGCTGGCGGGACTTGCACCGGGAACAGGAGTTCAAAATGCGGGTCCTTCGTGCGCTGCGGCAACGGAGTTGA
- the pucL gene encoding factor-independent urate hydroxylase: MTMSNNIVLGENQYGKAEVRVVKVTRDTDRHHIEDLNVTSQLRGDFQAAHLQGDNGHVVATDTQKNTVYAFAREGIGSPESFLLRLADHFTGGFDWVTGGRWEAEAYSWDRIQAHGEGHDHSFVRNGQEVRTAVVVRDGATTHVISGLKDLTVLKTTQSGFVGYPRDKYTTLPETTDRILATDVSARWRYNTNLDVAGTDFNKSYDDIKALLLEGFTENYSHALQQTLFDMGKKVLEAHSEVDEIKFSMPNKHHFLVDLSPFGLDNPNEVFFAADRPYGLIEATVQRENIEAAPVAWSGIAGFC, encoded by the coding sequence ATGACCATGAGCAACAACATCGTCCTCGGCGAAAACCAGTACGGCAAAGCAGAAGTCCGCGTCGTCAAGGTCACTCGGGATACGGACCGCCACCACATCGAAGACCTGAACGTCACCTCGCAGCTGCGCGGCGACTTCCAGGCCGCACACCTTCAGGGCGACAACGGCCACGTCGTTGCCACGGACACCCAGAAGAACACCGTCTACGCGTTTGCCCGTGAAGGCATCGGCTCGCCCGAATCCTTCCTCCTGCGCCTCGCGGACCACTTCACCGGCGGATTCGACTGGGTCACCGGCGGCCGTTGGGAAGCCGAGGCCTACAGCTGGGACCGCATCCAGGCACACGGCGAGGGACACGACCACAGTTTCGTCCGCAACGGCCAGGAGGTGCGTACCGCCGTCGTCGTCCGTGATGGCGCAACCACGCACGTGATTTCCGGCCTCAAGGACCTGACCGTCCTCAAGACCACGCAGTCCGGTTTTGTCGGTTACCCGCGCGACAAGTACACCACCCTGCCGGAGACCACCGACCGCATCCTGGCCACCGACGTATCCGCCCGCTGGCGCTACAACACCAACCTGGACGTCGCCGGCACGGACTTCAACAAGAGCTACGACGACATCAAGGCCCTCCTGCTGGAAGGCTTCACCGAGAACTACTCCCACGCCCTGCAGCAGACGCTGTTCGACATGGGCAAGAAGGTCCTGGAAGCACACAGCGAAGTTGATGAAATCAAGTTCTCCATGCCCAACAAGCACCACTTCCTGGTTGACCTGAGCCCGTTCGGCCTGGACAACCCCAACGAGGTCTTCTTCGCCGCCGACCGCCCGTACGGCCTCATCGAAGCAACTGTCCAGCGCGAGAACATCGAGGCTGCACCCGTTGCATGGAGCGGCATCGCCGGCTTCTGCTAA